TACCTGAGCAGGCTGCCGACTGGCCACGCCCCGTGGCCTACCGGCAACGGCTGGTTATTGCAACAGCTCCAGTTTGACCGGCGCCACCCCGGCTCTGAGCATGCCAAGCTCCCGGGCGGCCCCTTCGGACAGGTCGATCACCCGGCGTTTGGCGTAGGGGCCGCGATCGTTGATGGTGACCACCACAGAGCGCTGGTTGCGCATGTTGGTCACCCGTACCCGGGAGCCGAACGGCAGGGTTTTGTGCGCGGCGGTAAGCGCATTCTTGTTAAAGGGCTCGCCGCTGGCGGTTTTGCGACCATGATGACGAGCCCCGTAATAGGAAGCCATGCCCTCGTTCAGAAACACGCCCTGTTTCACCGGCTCGTCGCTGGTCTCGGGCACATCGGGGCGCGAGCCACAGGCCGTTATTCCAAGCAATACAAAAAAACAGCAATAGCGCAGTAATGAACGCATAAGCACTCCGCAACTTCCACTATTGCATTTCCAACCAGGCGACCAGCGCCACCGCCTCTTCGGCAGAGCGCACCGTCAGTTTGGAAATGCAGCAAATACCCAGCCCGGCGGCAAAACGGCGCAGGCTGGCGTTGAGTTCCGGCAGGCATACTAGCTTTGGTGACGGCCGCCAGTACAGCCCTTCCCTCCCGCCCTGCGACAAAACATGCACCCGGCCGGCACTGTCAATCAGCCGGTCACCCTCGCACCAGTGGTGTTCGCCCAGTGCTGCCTCGCCGGAAACATGAATAAAATCATGAGTATTAGCGCTCTCCACCACGGCCGGCCAGCGGCACGCCAGCACACTTGCGCTCTGCTTATCTGCATTCATGGCACTTGCTCACAAAAAATAAAAAGCCTCGCCGGAGAACCGGCGAGGCCATACTGCAAGCACCGGGCTCAGATGCCCAGTATTTTCCTGGCTTCACCCAACAGCCGCATCGACTCCCGATGGTCACCGGCCTTGTGCCTGGCTTCCCCCTCGGCCCTGAGCTCGGCCACCCTGGCCGCTTCCTCTGTTGACAAGACCGGCTTCTCCGCCAGCCTGGCGTCGATATCCGCCATGTGGCTCGGGCAGCCATTGGCCAGCGCAAGCCCGCTTGCAAGCAACAGCACACCGCCCAGCAACGCAGAA
The Oceanimonas pelagia genome window above contains:
- a CDS encoding septal ring lytic transglycosylase RlpA family protein: MRSLLRYCCFFVLLGITACGSRPDVPETSDEPVKQGVFLNEGMASYYGARHHGRKTASGEPFNKNALTAAHKTLPFGSRVRVTNMRNQRSVVVTINDRGPYAKRRVIDLSEGAARELGMLRAGVAPVKLELLQ
- a CDS encoding DUF4144 family protein is translated as MNADKQSASVLACRWPAVVESANTHDFIHVSGEAALGEHHWCEGDRLIDSAGRVHVLSQGGREGLYWRPSPKLVCLPELNASLRRFAAGLGICCISKLTVRSAEEAVALVAWLEMQ